Proteins from one Acanthopagrus latus isolate v.2019 chromosome 18, fAcaLat1.1, whole genome shotgun sequence genomic window:
- the tspan7 gene encoding tetraspanin-7, whose amino-acid sequence MSPPSRRLQTKPVITCLKTFLISYSLIFWFTGVILLAVGVWGKVSLEAYFSLASEESTNAPYVLIGTGAIIVIFGLFGCFATCRGNPWMLKLYAMFLTLVFLAELVAGVSGFIFRHEIKAKLGVAYKNAVKNYNSTDTSSTAVDAIQRTLHCCGVHNFTDWGNTEYFKQKGIPASCCRDNAKCTPETLSDLEKAATEVYTKGCFTLVTDVMESNLGIIAGISFGIAFFQLIGIFLSCCLSRYITNNQYEMV is encoded by the exons ATGTCGCCGCCATCTCGAAGGCTTCAGACGAAGCCGGTGATTACCTGCCTGAAGACTTTCCTCATCTCCTACAGCCTCATTTTCTGG TTCACAGGCGTGATCCTGCTGGCGGTCGGGGTGTGGGGGAAGGTGAGCCTGGAGGCCTATTTCTCTCTGGCGTCTGAGGAGAGCACCAATGCACCATATGTCCTCATCGGGACCGGAGCCATCATCGTTATTTTCGGACTGTTCGGCTGCTTCGCTACGTGCCGCGGCAACCCGTGGATGCTCAAACTG TACGCCATGTTTTTGACCTTGGTGTTCCTGGCTGAGCTTGTGGCCGGTGTTTCAGGCTTTATCTTCAGACATGAG ATCAAGGCCAAGTTAGGTGTTGCCTATAAAAACGCTGTGAAGAACTACAACAGCacagacaccagcagcactgcagtcGACGCCATCCAGAGGACT TTGCATTGCTGCGGGGTGCATAATTTCACCGACTGGGGCAACACAGAGTACTTTAAACAGAAGGGCAtccctgccagctgctgcagagacaacGCCAAATGCACGCCGGAAACCCTGAGCGACCTCGAGAAGGCTGCGACAGAGGTGTACACGAAG GGCTGCTTCACTCTGGTGACCGATGTGATGGAGTCCAACCTGGGAATCATCGCCGGGATCTCTTTTGGGATCGCGTTCTTTCAG CTCATCGGGATCTTCCTGTCCTGCTGCTTGTCTCGATACATCACCAACAACCAGTATGAGATGGTCTAA
- the srpx2 gene encoding sushi repeat-containing protein SRPX2, whose amino-acid sequence MPLSCFVAVLILYFSAGSGTTVYDTYNDYTEEDNTPQLDYKNPHWCHSPSLTNGEVTCHSPRGGAYRSTLGTRCEMSCDRGYRLLGRSSIQCLASRRWSGTAFCRRMRCHVLNLIPHGRYTCTQGFVVDSRCDFTCNPGYRIEGEHSRTCQHGGSWSGAQPVCADTDPPKIKCPPSRLKVAEPGKLTAVVTWDPPAVKDTADKSLDVILVGQEPGTEFKEGANIIRYKVYDLARNRAACKFIVRVEVRRCPVLPAPLYGYLTCSSEGNNYGATCDYHCDGGYELKGVSSRVCTFSRNWEGMPAECVPMEIKSDVKTVSALLDQFYEKRRLLIMSAPNISDSDYQLQNIMIQKADCGLDLRHVTLIELLGSPPRETGRIKESLLNSEVIEGLRQVFRISRSYFSMVLLDKLGMDRERFITPLASEELFSYIDSFLLDEEERERLELHRDFCD is encoded by the exons ATGCCTCTCAGCTGCTTTGTCGCTGTGTTAATCTTGTACTTCTCAG ctggTTCTGGTACCACAGTGTACGACACCTACAACGACTacacagaagaagacaacacTCCTCAGCTGGACTATAAAA ACCCACACTGGTGTCACTCTCCGAGTCTGACCAACGGGGAGGTGACCTGTCACTCGCCTCGAGGCGGCGCCTACAGGAGCACCCTGGGCACCCGCTGTGAGATGAGCTGTGATCGAGGATACCGACTGCTGGGCAGGAGTTCGATCCAATGCCTCGCCAGCCGACGCTGGTCCGGGACGGCTTTCTGCCGCA GGATGCGTTGCCATGTGCTGAACCTCATTCCACACGGCAGATACACCTGCACTCAAGGCTTCGTCGTGGACTCCAGATGTGACTTCACCTGCAACCCCGGCTATCGCATCGAAGGGGAGCACTCGCGCACCTGTCAGCACGGGGGGTCGTGGAGCGGAGCACAGCCGGTTTGTGCAG atACTGATCCTCCGAAGATCAAATGCCCTCCGTCCAGACTGAAGGTCGCCGAGCCTGGAAAACTCACCGCTGTGGTCACCTGGGACCCTCCCGCAGTGAAAGACACGGCTGATAAATCGCTCGA tgtgataTTAGTCGGCCAGGAGCCTGGCACCGAATTCAAAGAGGGAGCCAACATCATCAGATACAAAGTGTACGATCTGGCCAGGAACAGAGCTGCCTGCAAGTTCATTGTACGTGTTGAGG TGAGAAGATGTCCAGTTCTACCTGCACCTCTGTACGGCTACCTGACCTGCTCCTCTGAGGGGAACAACTACGGTGCAACGTGCGACTACCACTGTGATGGAGGGTATGAACTGAAAGGCGTATCTAGCCGCGTCTGCACGTTCAGCCGCAACTGGGAAGGGATGCCTGCTGAGTGCGTTC CGATGGAGATTAAATCGGACGTGAAGACGGTCTCCGCTCTCCTGGATCAGTTCTATGAAAAGAGGAGGCTGCTGATCATGTCGGCGCCCAACATATCTGACTCGGACTACCAACTGCAGAACATCATGATACAA AAAGCAGACTGCGGATTAGACCTGCGACATGTGACCCTGATCGAGCTCCTGGGCTCCCCGCCTCGTGAGACGGGTCGCATTAAAGAAAGTCTGCTGAACTCTGAAGTCATCGAGGGTCTGAG acaaGTGTTCAGAATCTCCAGGTCCTACTTCAGCATGGTGCTGCTGGACAAGCTCGGAATGGATCGAGAGCGCTTCATTACCCCGCTGGCGTCGGAAGAGCTGTTCTCCTACATCGATAGCTTCCTGCTGGACGAAGAGGAGCGAGAGAGGCTGGAGCTCCACAGAGACTTCTGTGACTAA
- the sytl4 gene encoding synaptotagmin-like protein 4, which produces MPQAADMINLGFLSEAEQELILEVLRRDEELRQNEEHRVRKLKTELLEVKRKGAKRGSGRYSQRSCGRCLEPLSRLSMFNSQCKMCNHNVCRKCKTILPQGSWLCSVCAKETDLKKMAGDWFFDQRINRYSTMPGHDLVRVSLKKKPLTNKRETTGEILLRSTEIHPDPPVPRARQKNLPNNKKGPSSENLGSIASRESFESKEDVISKPTRSDTESAENTSITSGKTGTESGHVTPEQPRKGNRSALSSPAGSSVSSVTIPVKADIESIDSGNPDANITADVKPVNPSPDIDVERLFKKSIKRDPRPTECVSTLDLRDGPDTSVGSMGNRSKSVPGLDVQLEDREEDEDIDSLVSLHKRTMASSSSSLRSSKSTLGSLMSIYSEAGDFDSVEVSGEVVFSMSYDEHTQSLQVFIKECHGLACGDTSRQLSNPYVKCYLLPDKSRQSKRKTSIKRNTVNPVYKETLKYSISHSQLFTRSMLISVWHHGRLSRNAFLGEVEIPLDCRDLDTAYEDTVALMPKAASSLPASAFAQYKGELVISLKYITPKNPTTEKIKGKKAVSQEGGELHVLVKEAKNLMAMKSGGTSDSFVKGYLFPTKAKNTKRKTPVVKKNLNPHYDHTFVYKDLVLEQLKGMCLELTVWDREAMVSNEFLGGIRLSSGKGMVKIGKGEVEMDSVGEEVSLWEKMMKYPDSWAEGTLPLRSTMEKPKGK; this is translated from the exons ATGCCCCAAGCTGCAGACATGATCAACCTGGGTTTCCTGTCTGAGGCTGAGCAGGAGCTGATCCTGGAGGTGCTGCGACGGGacgaggagctgagacagaatGAGGAGCACCGTGTGAG GAAGTTGAAGACGGAGTTGCtggaagtgaagaggaaaggagCCAAACGTGGCAGTGGAAGATACAGTCAGCGTAGTTGTGGCAGATGCCTGGAGCCTCTGAGTCGACTGAGTATGTTCAACAGCCAGTGTAAGATGTGCAATCACAATGTGTGCCGCAAGTGCAAAACAATCCTCCCACAAGGATCCTGGCTGTGCAGTGTGTGCGCCAAAGAGAC GGATCTAAAGAAAATGGCAGGTGACTGGTTCTTTGATCAAAGGATCAACCGTTACTCTACGATGCCTGGACACGACTTAGTGAGAGTCTCCCTGAAAAAGAAGCCTCTGA CGAATAAGCGCGAAACAACAGGAGAAATTCTGTTGAGAAGTACTGAAATACACCCAGATCCTCCCGTTCCTCGAGCCAGGCAGAAAAATCTgccaaataataaaaaagg TCCTTCAAGTGAGAATTTAGGATCGATTGCTTCAAGAGAATCATTTGAATCAAAGGAGGACGTTATATCAAAGCCAACACGCAGCGACACAGAATCTGCAGAAAACACCAGCATAACTAGCGGTAAAACTGGAACCGAGTCTGGCCATGTGACCCCTGAGCAACCAAG GAAAGGGAATCGCTCAGCTCTGTCCAGCCCAGCAGGATCCAGTGTTTCCAGTGTGACCATCCCAGTCAAAGCAGATATTGAAAGCATTGACAGCGGCAACCCAGACGCTAATATT ACTGCAGATGTGAAACCGGTCAATCCGAGCCCAGATATAGACGTTGAAAGACTCTTCAAGAAGAGCATCAAACGAGACCCCAGGCCTACTG AGTGTGTATCAACTCTGGATCTGCGTGATGGACCCGACACATCAGTGGGCTCAATGGGCAACCGGAGCAAATCTGTTCCAGGCTTGGACGTACAG ctggaagacagagaggaggatgaagatatCGACAGCTTGGTTAGCCTTCACAAAAGGACAATGGCTTCAAGCTCCTCCAGCCTGCGTAGCTCAAAG AGCACACTGGGCAGCCTGATGAGCATCTACAGTGAAGCAGGAGACTTTGACAGCGTGGAGGTGAGCGGAGAAGTCGTCTTCTCTATGAGCTACGACGAACATACCCAGAGCCTCCAGGTCTTCATCAAGGAGTGCCACGGGCTGGCCTGCGGCGACACTTCACGGCAGCTTTCCAACCC TTACGTCAAATGTTATCTACTCCCTGACAAGTCCCGCCAGAGCAAAAGGAAGACCAGCATCAAGAGGAACACAGTCAACCCCGTCTACAAGGAAACACTGAAG TACTCTATCAGCCACTCCCAGCTGTTCACCCGCTCCATGTTGATATCAGTATGGCACCACGGTCGCCTCAGCCGCAACGCCTTCCTGGGAGAGGTGGAGATCCCCCTGGACTGCCGAGACCTCGACACCGCATACGAGGACACGGTGGCTCTCATGCCAAAG GCAGCCTCTTCTCTGCCGGCTTCAGCTTTCGCTCAGTACAAAGGAGAGTTGGTGATCTCCTTGAAGTATATCACACCTAAAAATCCAACAACTGAGAAAATCAAAG GGAAAAAGGCAGTGagtcaggagggaggagaactgCACGTCCTCGTTAAAGAGGCAAAGAATTTAATGGCAATGAAATCAGGAGGAACCTCAGACAGCTTTGTAAAAGG GTACTTGTTCCCCACTAAGGCAAAgaacacaaagaggaagacTCCAGTGGTGAAGAAGAACCTGAATCCCCACTACGACCACACGTTTGTGTACAAGGATCTGGTtctggagcagctgaagggGATGTGTCTGGAGCTGACCGTGTGGGACAGAGAGGCCATGGTGAGCAACGAGTTCCTGGGAGGAATCCGTCTCAGCTCTGGAAAAG GGATGGTGAAAATAGGGAAAGGGGAAGTTGAAATGGACTCAGTCGGAGAGGAAGTTAGTCTGTGGGAGAAGATGATGAAGTACCCTGACTCGTGGGCAGAGGGCACTCTTCCACTGCGGTCCACCATGGAGAAACCTAAGGGCAAATGA